A stretch of Bos taurus isolate L1 Dominette 01449 registration number 42190680 breed Hereford chromosome 5, ARS-UCD2.0, whole genome shotgun sequence DNA encodes these proteins:
- the TCF20 gene encoding transcription factor 20 isoform X1, translating into MQSFREQSSYHGNQQSYPQEVHGSSRIEEFSPRQAQMFQNFGGAGGGSSGSGGGGGGGRRAAAAAAAAMASETSGHQGYQGFRKEAGDFYYMAGNKDPVATGTPQPPPRRPSGPVQSYGPPQGSSFGNQYGSEGHVGQFQAQHSALGGVSHYSQDYTGPFSPGSAQYQQQPSSQQQQQQQQVQQLRQQLYQSHQPLPQAASQPASGASHLQPMQRPSTLPASAAGYQLRVGQFGQHYQSSATAASSSFPSPQRFSQSGQSYDGSYSVNAGSQYEGHNVGSNAQAYGTQSNYSYQPQSMKNFEQAKIPPGTQQGQQQQQQQQQQQQQQQQQHPPQHVMQYSNAATKLPLQSQVGQYSQPEVPVRSPMQFHQNFSPISNPSPAASVVQSPSCSSTPSPLTQSGENLQCGQGNVPMGSRNRILQLMPQLSPTPSMMPSPNSHTAGFKGFGLEGVPEKRLTDPGLSSLSALSTQVANLPNTVQHMLLSDALTPQKKTSKRPSSSSKKTDSCPNSEGSSQAEEQLKSPMAESLDGGCSSSSEDQGERVRQLSGQSTSSDTTYKGGASEKAGSSPAQGAQNEAPRLSTSPAVREETASPGAKDTPLSSEGNPKVNEKTVGVIVSREAMAGRVEKPGGQDKGSQEEDPAATQRPPSTGGAKEASHASLPQPEPPGGGSKGNKSGDGNSNHNGEGNGQTGHPAGGSGFTGRTEPSKSPGSLRYSYKDSFGSAVPRNISSFAQYPTGQDKGDFTSHGERKGRNEKFPSLLQEVLQGYHHHPDRRYSRSSQEHQAMAGSLEGATRPNVLVSQTNELASRGLLNKSIGSLLENPHWGPWERKSSGTAPEMKQINLADYPIPRKFEIEPPSSAHEPGGSLSERRSVICDISPLRQIVRDPGAHSLGHMGADTRLGRNERLNPSLSQSVILPGGLVSMETKLKSQSGQIKEEDFEQSKSQASFNNKKSGDHCHPASIKHESYRGNASPGAATHDSISDYGPQDSRPTPMRRVPGRVGSREGMRGRSPSQYHDFSEKLKMSPGRSRGPGGDPHHMSPHMTFSERANRSSLHAPFSPNSESLASAYHTNTRAHAYGDPSAGLNSQLHYKRQMYQQQQEEYKDWGGSSAQGVIAAAQHRQEGPRKSPRQQQFLDRVRSPLKNDKDGMMYGPPMGTYHDPSGQDGGRCLMSSDGLSNKGIELKHGSQKLQQESCWDLSRQTSPAKSSGPPGMSNQKRYGPPHETDGHGLAESTQSSKPSNVMLRLPGQEDHSSQNPLIMRRRVRSFISPIPSKRQSQDVKNSNTEDKGRLLHPSKEGTDKAYNSYAHLSHSQEIKSIPKRESSKDLPSPDSRNCPAVTLTSPAKTKILPPRKGRGLKLEAIVQKITSPNIRRSASSNSAEAGGDTVTLDDILSLKSGPPEGGSGAVPDTELEKRKGEVIAELACPAGQELSGEKPLARSSEEWRGGGDDKVKTETHPDTVAAGKEPPGAMASTTSQKPGSNQGRPDGSLGGTAPLIFPDSKNVPPVGTLAPEANPKAEEKESDAVTISPKQEGFPPKGYFPSGKKKGRPIGSVNKQKKQQQPPPPPPQPPQIPEGSADGEPKPKKQRQRRERRKPGAQPRKRKTKQAIPIVEPQEPEIKLKYATQPLDKTDAKNKSFFPYIHVVNKCELGAVCTIINAEEEEQTKLVRGRKGQRSLTPPPSSTESKVLPASSFVLQGPVVTESSVMGHLVCCLCGKWASYRNMGDLFGPFYPQDYAATLPKNPPPKRAAETQSKVKVRHKSASNGSKTDTEEEEEQQQQKEQRSLAAHPRFKRRHRSEDCAGGPRSLSRGLPCKKATTEGSSEKTVLDSKPSVPTTSEGGPELELQIPELPLDSNEFWVHEGCILWANGIYLVCGRLYGLQEALEIAREMKCSHCQEAGATLGCYNKGCSFRYHYPCAIDADCLLHEENFSVRCPKHKNKTAKGSLSTEQSERG; encoded by the coding sequence ATGCAGTCCTTCCGGGAGCAAAGCAGTTACCACGGGAACCAGCAGAGCTACCCCCAGGAGGTGCACGGCTCATCCCGGATAGAGGAGTTCAGCCCTCGCCAGGCCCAGATGTTCCAGAATTTTGGGGGTGCTGGTGGTGGCAgcagcggcagcggcggcggcggcggtggtggACGAcgagcagcggcggcggcggcggccgcgatGGCCAGCGAGACCTCCGGCCATCAGGGCTACCAGGGCTTCAGGAAGGAGGCTGGAGACTTTTACTACATGGCAGGCAACAAGGACCCCGTGGCCACAGGAACCCCGCAGCCTCCTCCGCGAAGGCCTTCCGGGCCGGTGCAGAGCTACGGACCCCCCCAGGGGAGCAGCTTTGGCAATCAGTATGGCAGTGAGGGTCACGTGGGCCAGTTTCAAGCACAGCACTCTGCCCTTGGCGGTGTGTCTCATTACTCGCAGGATTACACGGGGCCGTTCTCTCCGGGGAGCGCTCAGTACCAGCAGCAGCCTtccagccagcagcagcagcagcagcagcaagtgcagCAGCTGCGGCAGCAGCTCTACCAGTCCCATCAGCCCCTGCCGCAGGCTGCCAGCCAGCCGGCGTCTGGCGCCTCGCACCTGCAGCCCATGCAGCGGCCCTCAACTCTGCCGGCCTCGGCCGCCGGCTACCAGCTGAGAGTGGGGCAGTTCGGCCAGCACTACCAGTCTTCTGCCaccgccgcctcctcctccttcccatcACCGCAGCGTTTCAGCCAGTCTGGGCAGAGCTATGACGGCAGTTATAGTGTGAACGCCGGATCACAGTACGAAGGGCATAACGTGGGCTCCAACGCACAGGCTTATGGAACACAATCCAATTACAGCTATCAGCCTCAATCTATGAAGAATTTCGAACAGGCCAAGATTCCACCAGGGACCCAgcaggggcagcagcagcagcagcagcaacaacagcagcagcagcagcagcagcagcagcaccccccTCAGCACGTGATGCAGTATTCCAACGCTGCCACCAAGCTGCCCCTGCAAAGCCAGGTCGGGCAGTACAGCCAGCCCGAGGTTCCCGTGAGGTCCCCCATGCAGTTTCACCAGAACTTCAGCCCCATCTCTAACCCTTCCCCAGCTGCCTCCGTGGTTCAGTCTCCAAGCTGTAGCTCTACCCCGTCTCCTCTCACACAGAGCGGGGAGAACCTCCAGTGTGGGCAAGGCAATGTGCCAATGGGCTCCAGAAACAGAATCCTGCAGTTAATGCCTCAGCTCAGCCCAACCCCGTCGATGATGcccagtcccaactctcacactGCGGGCTTCAAAGGGTTCGGGCTGGAAGGGGTGCCTGAAAAGCGGCTGACCGATCCCGGCTTGAGTAGTTTGAGTGCCCTGAGTACGCAGGTGGCCAACCTTCCTAATACGGTTCAGCACATGCTACTTTCCGACGCCCTGACCCCTCAGAAGAAGACCTCCAAGAGGCCTTCCTCGTCATCCAAGAAAACAGACAGCTGCCCAAACTCGGAAGGCTCTTCACAGGCTGAAGAACAACTGAAGTCCCCGATGGCAGAGTCGCTAGATGGAGGCTGCTCCAGCAGTTCTGAGGATCAAGGCGAGAGGGTGAGGCAGCTGAGTGGCCAGAGCACAAGCTCGGACACCACCTACAAGGGCGGGGCCTCGGAAAAGGCAGGCTCCTCACCAGCACAGGGTGCTCAGAACGAAGCCCCCCGACTCAGCACCAGTCCTGCAGTCCGAGAAGAGACCGCCTCGCCGGGTGCCAAGGACACACCACTGTCATCTGAGGGCAACCCAAAAGTCAACGAGAAGACAGTCGGGGTGATTGTCTCCCGGGAAGCTATGGCAGGCCGGgtggaaaagcctggtgggcaggACAAAGGCTCCCAGGAAGAGGATCCTGCAGCCACACAGAGGCCACCCAGCACCGGGGGGGCAAAGGAAGCCAGCCACGCGTCACTTCCACAGCCAGAGCCTCCGGGAGGAGGCAGTAAAGGAAACAAGAGTGGAGACGGTAACTCCAACCAcaatggggaagggaatggccagACTGGGCACCCTGCAGGGGGCTCTGGTTTCACAGGCAGGACTGAGCCCAGCAAATCTCCTGGAAGCCTGCGCTATAGTTACAAAGACAGTTTTGGGTCAGCTGTGCCGAGAAACATTAGCAGCTTTGCTCAGTATCCTACAGGACAAGATAAAGGGGACTTCACCAGCCACGGGGAGCGAAAGGGTAGAAATGAGAAGTTCCCCAGCCTCCTGCAGGAGGTGCTTCAGGGTTACCACCACCACCCCGACAGGAGGTACTCCCGGAGTTCTCAGGAGCACCAGGCCATGGCTGGCAGCCTCGAAGGAGCCACAAGGCCTAATGTCTTAGTGAGTCAGACCAATGAGTTAGCTAGCAGGGGCCTTCTGAACAAAAGCATTGGGTCCCTGTTAGAAAACCCCCACTGGGGCCCCTGGGAAAGAAAGTCAAGTGGCACAGCTCCTGAGATGAAACAGATCAATTTGGCCGACTACCCAATTCCCAGAAAGTTTGAAATAGAGCCTCCATCGTCAGCCCATGAGCCCGGGGGTTCCCTCTCTGAGAGAAGATCAGTCATCTGTGACATTTCTCCACTAAGACAGATTGTCAGAGACCCGGGGGCTCACTCGCTAGGACACATGGGCGCCGACACCAGACTTGGGAGGAATGAGCGTCTCAATCCCAGTTTAAGTCAGTCAGTCATTCTTCCAGGTGGGCTGGTGTCCATGGAAACAAAGCTGAAATCCCAGAGTGGGCAGATAAAAGAGGAAGACTTTGAACAGTCCAAGTCCCAAGCTAGTTTCAACAACAAGAAATCGGGAGACCACTGCCACCCTGCTAGCATCAAGCACGAGTCTTACCGAGGCAATGCCAGCCCCGGAGCGGCGACCCATGATTCCATCTCAGACTACGGCCCGCAGGACAGCAGACCCACACCAATGCGGCGAGTCCCCGGCAGAGTTGGCAGTCGGGAGGGCATGAGGGGTCGGTCCCCTTCTCAGTATCATGACTTTTCAGAAAAGTTGAAGATGTCCCCTGGGAGGAGCAGAGGCCCAGGGGGCGACCCTCATCACATGAGCCCACACATGACCTTCTCCGAGAGGGCCAACAGGAGTTCTTTGCATGCTCCCTTTTCTCCCAATTCGGAAAGCCTGGCCTCTGCTTATCACACAAACACGCGTGCTCATGCTTATGGGGACCCCAGTGCAGGTTTGAATTCCCAGCTCCATTACAAGAGACAGATGTACCAACAGCAGCAAGAGGAATATAAGGACTGGGGTGGCAGTTCTGCTCAGGGAGTGATCGCTGCGGCTCAGCATAGGCAGGAGGGACCCCGCAAGAGTCCACGTCAGCAGCAGTTTCTCGACCGAGTCCGGAGCCCCCTGAAGAATGACAAAGATGGCATGATGTATGGCCCACCGATGGGGACGTACCATGACCCCAGCGGTCAGGACGGTGGGCGCTGCCTCATGTCTAGTGATGGTCTTTCTAACAAAGGCATTGAACTGAAGCACGGCTCCCAGAAGTTACAGCAAGAATCTTGTTGGGATCTCTCTCGGCAGACTTCTCCAGCCAAAAGCAGCGGCCCCCCAGGAATGTCCAATCAGAAAAGGTACGGACCACCCCATGAGACCGATGGACACGGGCTCGCAGAGTCTACGCAGTCATCCAAACCGAGTAACGTTATGCTGAGACTTCCAGGTCAAGAGGATCATTCTTCTCAAAACCCCTTAATCATGAGGAGGCGTGTCCGTTCTTTTATCTCTCCCATTCCCAGTAAGAGACAGTCACAGGATGTGAAGAACAGTAACACTGAAGATAAAGGGCGCCTCCTTCACCCGTCAAAAGAAGGCACTGACAAAGCGTACAATTCCTATGCCCATCTTTCTCACAGTCAGGAGATCAAGTCCATCCCTAAGAGGGAGTCCTCCAAGGACCTTCCAAGTCCAGATAGTAGGAACTGCCCTGCGGTCACCCTTACAAGTCCTGCTAAGACCAAAATCCTGCCCCCAAGGAAAGGCCGGGGGTTGAAACTGGAAGCTATCGTCCAGAAGATCACATCCCCAAACATTAGGAGGAGCGCGTCCTCGAACAGCGCAGAGGCTGGGGGAGACACAGTTACTCTTGACGACATCCTGTCTTTGAAAAGCGGCCCTCCGGAAGGTGGGAGCGGTGCCGTTCCAGACACTgagctggagaagagaaaaggcgAGGTGATAGCTGAGCTGGCCTGTCCCGCAGGCCAGGAGCTGAGCGGAGAAAAGCCTCTGGCCCGGTCTTCGGAGGAGTGGCGCGGTGGTGGGGACGACAAGGTGAAGACGGAGACGCACCCTGACACGGTCGCCGCTGGGAAGGAGCCCCCTGGTGCCATGGCATCCACAACCTCACAGAAGCCTGGGAGTAACCAAGGGAGACCAGACGGGTCCCTGGGCGGGACagcacctttaatctttcctgaCTCAAAGAATGTACCTCCAGTGGGCACGTTGGCTCCCGAGGCAAACCCCAAGGCTGAAGAGAAAGAGAGCGATGCCGTGACGATTTCCCCCAAACAGGAGGGCTTCCCCCCGAAGGGTTACTTCCcctcaggaaagaagaaagggagaccCATTGGTAGTGTAAATAAGCAGAAGAAACAACAGCAGCCCCCGCCGCCACCCCCTCAACCCCCTCAGATACCAGAGGGTTCTGCTGATGGAGAGCCAAAGCCAAAAAAGCAGAGGCAGCGGAGGGAGCGAAGGAAGCCTGGGGCGCAGCCCAGGAAGCGGAAAACCAAACAGGCCATTCCCATCGTAGAACCCCAAGAACCGGAGATCAAGCTGAAGTACGCCACCCAGCCCCTGGATAAAACCGATGCCAAGAACAAGTCTTTTTTCCCTTATATCCACGTAGTAAATAAGTGTGAACTTGGAGCCGTGTGTACAATCATCAACGCCGAGGAGGAGGAGCAGACCAAATTGGTGAGGGGGCGGAAGGGCCAGCGGTCCCTGACGCCTCCGCCCAGCAGCACCGAGAGCAAGGTTCTCCCAGCCTCGTCCTTCGTGCTGCAGGGCCCCGTGGTGACAGAGTCTTCTGTGATGGGGCACCTGGTTTGCTGTCTGTGCGGCAAGTGGGCCAGTTACCGGAACATGGGCGACCTCTTTGGACCCTTTTACCCCCAAGATTATGCAGCCACTCTCCccaagaatccacctcccaagaGGGCCGCGGAAACGCAGAGCAAGGTGAAGGTCCGGCACAAAAGCGCTTCGAACGGCTCCAAGACGGAcactgaggaggaggaagagcagcagcagcagaaggagcagaggagcctggccgcgCACCCCAGGTTTAAGCGGCGACACCGCTCGGAAGACTGTGCCGGAGGCCCCCGGTCCCTGTCCAGGGGGCTCCCTTGTAAAAAAGCCACCACCGAGGGCAGCAGCGAAAAGACTGTTTTGGACTCAAAGCCCTCCGTGCCCACCACTTCAGAAGGTGGCCCCGAGTTGGAGTTACAAATCCCTGAACTACCTCTCGACAGCAATGAATTTTGGGTCCACGAGGGTTGTATTCTCTGGGCCAATGGAATCTACCTGGTCTGTGGCCGGCTCTATGGCCTGCAGGAAGCGCTGGAAATAGCCAGAGAGATG